The following DNA comes from Quercus robur chromosome 1, dhQueRobu3.1, whole genome shotgun sequence.
GTGTAATTCCTCCACGGTGAGTTCAGTGGCATCTGGGTGCACACACAACAAGTACAATCCTGAGAATGAGCGCTTGTATagtttggagtcctcggacagccaGAATCGAAAAGcctttcttctaatcttgtcGGCCTCATTCTTATCTTCTGGTAAGGTGTCGTGCTTTAAGAATAGTACTAggggatccatccagctaggccctGCCCTGATGCTGTGAACCCGTACTGAGTTGGTCCTCGCCATCATTGGGCAGTAGAGATCTTCTATGAGAATAACCTGAGGGAGTGgttgagccgaggaggtggcgaGCGttgcaagagagtcagcatgggTGTTCCCGCTCCTGGACACGTGCACTAGATTGAAGTGACAGAAATGGGCCCGCAAGCGCTTGACTTGGACTAGGTACTCctgcattctttcatccctcgcctccaattccccattTACTTGTCCCACAACGAGTCTTGAGTCCAAGAACATGTTCGCGGATTTTCCACCCAGTTTCTGGATCATTGACATTCCTTCCAATAGTACCTCATACTCTgcttcgttattcgtggccGAGAAACCCAACCTCAACGATTTTTCGATGGTGATCCCCTCGGGGGAGACCAAAATGAGCCCCACCCCTGAGCCCCTTTGGTTGGCCGCACCGTCAATGTGTGCTTTCCAACAACTCAGCTCTTGCTAAGAGATTGCGCTGATCAGTTTCTTGTCAGGGTTTAGTGTCCCTCCCCCTCCTTCTGGTGTGGGCTCTGCAAATTCAGCTACTAGATCCGCGAGAACTTGACCCTTCACagcggtgcgaggcatgtacctaatgtcgaaggcgccTAGAATCGTCCCCCGTTTTGCTATTCTACCCGTGTAGTCGGCACTCCGGAGTATGGATCTCAGCGGAAGTTGGGTTAGTACAACAACAGTATGTGCCTGGAAATAGTAGGGGAGCTTTCGCGTGGCTTGTACGATTGCCAAGACcgccttttcgagggggaggtaaTGGATCTCTGCCTCGTGCAGCGATTTGCTTACGTAGTAGACGGGCCGTTGTGTGCCGTTGTCTTCTCGGATCAGAACTAAGCTCACTACATGAGGGGCTACAACAATGTAGGCGAATAGCATCTCGTCAGCCTCAAGACTGGACATAATTGGTGGCCGGGTCAGgtattccttaagctgctggaaagctaAAGCGcactcttcagtccactcgaaacctTTCCATTTGTTTAATAGGAGGAAGAAAGGCCTACATCTATCCGCGGAGTAGGAaatgaaacggtttaaagcggcaatcatgccagtgagcttttGGACCTCGTTGGGGTTCCGAGGAGACTGCAGGCTATGGATAGCTCTAATTTGGTCGGGGCTGACTTCAATGCCTCTGTGGGTCACCATGTAACCTAAGAATTTCCCTgatcccaccccaaatgaacacttggacgTGTTTAGGCGCAGCCTGTACTTTCTCAGAATTCGAAAGACATCGTAGAGATCTCTAACGTGGTCGGGCACTAATTTGCTTTTTAtcaccatgtcgtctatataaACTTCGATACTCTTACCCATCTGCTGTTCAAACACCCtcgtcatcatcctttgataggttgaCCCGGCATTCTTtaagccaaagggcattactttataatgataattttcgACAGGGGTGATGAAAGCCATTTTTTCTTGGTCCTTAGCAGCCAGgggtatctgatggtagccttggaaggcgtccaaaaaactcatttgaGAGTGTCCCACGGTCGAATCCACCAATCGGTCTATCCGTGACATAGGAAAAGGgtccttcgggcaggccttaTTTAGGTTCGTGAAGTCTACACAGACCTGCCATTTCCCACTCTTCTTTTTCACGACGACTGTGTTGGCCAGCCATTCAGGGTAGAAtacctccttgatagcccctgctttcttcaattttgtaaCCTCCTCTCTCACGGCGTCTGCATGCTCTTTCGACGGTCGCCAAGGAGGCTGCTTCTTAAGCGTTACGGCCGGGCTAACATTAAGGTGGTGGCAAATGAAACCTAGGTTAACCCTAGGGGCCTCGTAGGCGTCCCAGGCAAACACGTCCACATTCTGTCTGAGAAAATCAATTAGCGTCTCCTTCTCTTGGGGCGGTAATTCTAAGCCGACCTGAAAAACCTCTCTGGGTCTGATCCGACAAGAACTTTCTCCAAATCCTCGCAACTCATTTCCGTGGTTGGTACCCCACTACCCGAGGCCAAGGCCGGGGTCGTTAATTGCTATAAGTCATTCTCGGCTGAGGTGGAAGGCTCAGTACTCGGTCGTCACGAGATTGCTGACACCAAGCATTGCCGGGCCATGGCCTGGTTCCCTATTATTTCTTTCACTCGACATTCCGATGGATACTTCACCTTTTGGTGTAAGGTTGATGACATAGCTCCTAGGGCATGGAGCCACGGTCGGGCTACGATGATggtgtagggggagtatgcgTCTACCACTATGAAGGCCACCTCCACCATGTCCAAGTCTGTTTGTATaggcagcctaatcatgcctttcggggTGACGGTTTTTCCCTCGAAACTCACTAATGGGGAATCGTATGCTGTCAGGTCCTCCGGTTTCAGCTTCAACCCCTTGTACAAGTCGAGATACATCACTTCCACAGCGCTGCCCTGATCGACTAGCACCCTCTTCACGTCGTATCCACCGATCCTGAGCGTGACAACTAAGGCATCGTCGTAGGGTTGGAGGGTTCCCAgtttatcctcatccgagaatccgatTAGGGGCGTGGCCATCCCCCTAACCCTCTTGGTCTCCCTGTCGTCAGCTTTGGAGGGGAGTCTGCCTACTGACATTTTTCTGAAAGGATAGGAGCCGATCCTCCCTGATGCGAcgagaatgacatttatcgtgccaaCGGGTGGTCTCAATGCGCTTTGCCTTATTTCGATATTCGATTACTCTTGCCATCCGACAGGGTGGTGCAACAAGTGTCGCAACTTCCCCTCTCGGACCAGCTGGTCCAAGTGATTTTTCAGATTTCTGCAATCATCGGTGGCGTGGCCCGTCTCTTGGTGATACACGCAATACAGATTTTGGTTACGTTTCGCGGGATCACCTGCCATCCTGCTTAGCCATTGAAAGAACGGTTTGTTCTTCACTTTCTCTAGGATCTTATGTAATGGTTCCCGGAACACAGCATGGGCTACCTGTGCTTCTGTGGATCCAAACTGCTCCGAGTAATCCCTTCTCGGTCGATTGTTGCTGTtaaagcggtccgacctgaagtccctcctctcctgagggacaatcTTCGCTTTGCCCTTTCCCGTCTGTTGGTCTTCTTCGACTCTCTTGTACTTGTCGATTCTGTCTATGAGTTGGCACACGCTAGCGACCGGTTTCCCTGTTAGAGACTTCCTTAAaccatgctctgtcggcaggcCCCTCTTGAATATGctaatggcgacgtcatcgtaatttccctctatctcattatacatttcCCAGTACCTGTCTGAATAGGCCTTTAGTGtctctccttctcgcatggacaaggATAGGAGGGAATctaggggccgagggactctgtcatagttttaaaaaccgaaccggACCGACCGGTTCGACCGGTTCAACCGGGAACCGGAGAGTAATCCGGTCCGGTTATGCTTAAAAACCGAAAATGGAAGAAAAACCGGATTTAACCGGTAACCGTTGGTTCAACCGGAAAAATCGGAAACCGGAAAGGTTAAACCGGTTTTACAAAATTGATGAAAGAGATCTGAAATTGAgctttattttgcagaaaaatctttttttttctcagatcTGTCGGTATAAGTGTGTAAGGACAgattttttgctcaaaaaatcttcttttttctcagaTCTGCTAGgcttgagagagtgagaaaatTACTGAATGCTCATGCTTGGTGTTGAAACCAGCCTTTTGGACTGGTATAAGGTACCCACGGCTCTTCGGTGAGACAGTGAATGAGAGGATTTTGTCTAACTTACAGAGAGAGAGGGGGACGGATGGACGTACTGCCTGGAGGACAAAAGAGTGAaagacaaaacacaaaacactgAGAAGTGAGAACTGAAAAAATAAGACTTCTGAATCTTTTGATGGTAAACCGTGTGGGGTGGTAGATttatgaggggaaaaaaaaaaaagattcttaaGAAAGGTAAACGTGTGTGGCTGGGAGTGAGATGGTGGGTGGAAAGGAGATAGATATGTCAGTGAGTTGTCTAATCACTTGACTTTgggagatttttttattttttattattttgaatagaTGAATAGGTAAAGTTAaactattatttataaaaataaatatatgaaaccTTACTGATagattattcttttttctttttttgtcaataattattgaccagaaaaaaaaaaaaaaaaaaaaaaaaaaaaaaaaaaaaagaaggtagtatgcaaaaaaagaaaaaaaaattctatattttatattttcttaaaataagttattaaaattcaaaattcatataaaaattatttaaatatttaaattatattaattatgacatcatcggTTCGACCATCGGTCCGACCCCGGTCGGACCATAAAACCGATAATCAGCCTCTTTTCCGGTTCTTTATCCgttccggtttttaaaaccatggctgctggtgatgaagcgggaaccaaaagcctgtgTCAGCTGCTTAAAGGAATTTATGGAGTTTGGCTTGAGGCCATCAAATCATCTCAAGCTGGACGGAAACACAGGCTTTTGAACACAAACGCCTCATCCCTAGAATGGACAGCCATCCTCTGGTTAAACTGGCTTACGTGCTCTACTGGGTCCGTCCGACCATTGTATATGGCAAAGGTTGGTTGgtggaaccgccgaggaagctcAGCCCCCTCTATCCTACACGTGAAAGGCGACTGGGAGATGCGGTCCAGGGCCTTACTCATGGCGTCGTTTGCTAGGCCTTGGTAAGATGGGCTTTTGTGGCCGTGTTTGCGAGGTTactcttcctcataggaaaaggtttcacttggagGAGTTCTTGATCTCTGCCTATACTCATTGTCCTCCTCATCGCTAGTGTCCGAGCCGGGTGAAGGACGTTTTCATTGCGCTCGACGTAACTTCTTCTTCAAGTCGTCGATTTCTTGCTGTAGAGCCCTGTGATCGTTTTGCTTATGAGATGCGTGACCTTTCCCTTTCAAGCGACTTCTGCTCGTGTGGGAAGTGTTCACACTACGCTCTTACTGCTTGTCTTAATCTTTCTCCCATTCGAGGTTCAAAAAGTTGTCTTGCCGTTGGGAGTCTGTGTGTCCGGTTTGGCGctgacctgatccttccatttctaACGGTTTCACTTGTCGAAgcacaagttctccccacagacggcgccaattgtagggtctcTCTTTAGGGCCCAGGCCCAACAAGTAGGTGATTCTGGCCCAATgagccctagacaatgaatttgtagagagcaggttacagaactaggcctTAACGAAGTGAGTGTTAGTTAACTTTGGGCCATGCAACGATTGAACGTAAGAATATCTCCTTCATGTCCACTAGATAtccggtccgaggagacgtgtGGGTGTACTTCTGTTCCTGATCAAAGGTTATGGtttatctctctttcttctattctttcttcttctttttttccgtccccttcttcatggggattcCCTTCTCTTATATAACCCCCTTTAAGTCAtcagaaccttacacttgttgatcatctagacCTTCACTTAAGTGcccgtcccatcggacatctcccctgtctttctgtgagttgtagtggccaaggtaacactgttcgctTGTCTtatctacattaatgcggccagaaaagtaactgtcctgcatttaatgtggcagctgtagTCTCTCCCTTGACATCCTATACTCCCTTCTCTCTCCCTGGCTTGTGGGGCTCATCCCTGCTACTAATACTCGTTGGAGTGATTCTTTATTGTTGGTAGGATGCATGTCTGAGTCGTACTTggcacgtccgaggagacattcttCCTTGGACCtccttttaaataaatttgggcCCATAAGGATTGGGCCGGGAGCCCTTTTTGGCACCCACACTTTCTCCTCGGACTGGGTTGAACTCTATAGGGGGCCTAAGGTCCATCATTTGATCTGGGGACTTTACCCCtacatttttaatttaaaaaatttgaagaaaaatttataaaattaaaaaatctataaaattgaaaaattaaccacactgtataacaaaagttgatggaaaagccataattgaataaaattgaaaaattagaggactgaaataaacaaaaacaaagttagaaaactgaaatgaaatctgaagaAATTTAGAGGGagcaattttgaattttacccaaaaaaaaaagaaaagaaaaagaaatcaactTATTGGGGGCGTGTGGCAGTTTTGtaaaatataatacataattttgtatataaatggCATCACACATCCCAACggttctctcattctctctcccaAATCCCCAAATATGAAATCCCAGAGTTCTCTCTAtcctttcctctctctctctctctccaaaatggtTAGGGTTTCATCAGTATTCTCAATATTACATcgcatgtttgtgttttggagaaaatctgataccctctttctctcttcttgaaTGCTCTAGAAAAGGGTTCGAAGATTTTCTCGGGAACAACAACAACGTTTTTCCGGTGAGGGGTTTTCCATGCCGCCGCTAGCACGGAAGCCGAGGTCGATGATGCCTATGTCAGAGAGGAAGactagtgggttttttttttttttttttttttttttttttttttttttttttgtgctttcatACGGTTTAgactaatgggttttttttgtgctttcatATGGTTTAgactaatgggttttttttttttttttgggatcctGATTTGTTTGAATTGAATTTCAAGTTCTTGTTGATTTGGTTCTTGTTTGTAATGAAAACCTTCTTTTTGGCTTGAAGTTATGAGTCAAAACTAATGTTAGTTTATGTTTTGGTATCTGAAAGATGTTTCTGTATGGCTTTACATGAAATTTGGTAGATTGTGACCTGTTGTGTTTgtctttgttgtttgtttttgtttcttggtGAAATTTTATGGCTTTGTTATACTTTTGAAGGAGAATTTACATATGATGTAAATAATTCTGTCATATGTCTTTTgggttttagttgtttttgtttctatgAGAACTTTTGTCAACCAagtattgaaattttttgggtGAGATTGAGAAAATATTGCAGGTTTACTACTTGGTGTCTtggaaaagtaaaaagtaataTCCAGTCCTTTAACCTTGATGACAATCCTATGTTGTGACTTCTTGATCGAGGTAGGGAGATTGTTATATTAGAGGTAATGTTGCACGTGTTCCAACACTTGGCCTAATGAGTTTGACCGATTCCTGGTAGGTATTGAAATTTGAAGTTATTATGGTTGATTTGTGTGTAGGTGAAAGTCTTATTTgcagtgttttcttttttggataaacttattcattgcttttttgacatttttattcAGTTTTATTTGATCTTAGGCATCATTTTTCTGTGGACTAATTGGTTTTTACGAtgtcaactaaaaaaaaaaatcaaccaacctAGCATGAATGAAGGTGCACAATCTGGATATAATTGATAGTCATAAAAGCTTCACTAATTTAGACTGCCCTGAATACATTATGTTTGGAAATATATGGGGAATTTTTGGGTCTTTGCTTAAGATATTGTAAATGGCTATGGAAATTTAAATTGTGTTCAAGTCTATtacttttattacttttaaGTTCTATAAATTTCTTGAAGGGATTCTTTTGTGCACTTTTGTGCGGTTGAGTTCCACTTTTTTGGCAAGAAAACTTTTTTCGTATCACAAAAATATAAATCCTATTAATGATCATgttggtccgtttggattgagtttatttttgctaaaactgaaaacactgtaacaaaataattttcaaatgcgtgaatagtaccgtgagacctatttttaatgaaaaaggtgctgaaaagtgatatttgtgggtccgtgaataGTATACAGGTGCACTATTCACGGTTGAAAAGTCAACCTTCGCGattactgttcatgaacaataTATAAACAGTAACCGCATTATTCCCTGAAacgcgtaaaaaaaaaaagaaaaaaaaaaaaagccagaaAACGTAAACGCAAAACGTAAACGTTGAATTCAAATGGCATCTATGTGTTTTCTATATTGTTCTAATTAATATTGTTATCCTCATACTTAACTAACTTatctttttgagaaaattttgcaGTTTGACTGTAGTTGGCAAGTAATACGGAGTTGTCTTTTGCATGGCTTACCAATGTTCAGATCAGTAACTGTAGTTGTAAGTTTTGTTTATGGAATCTTCTTTCATATTGTCAATACAGCTGTTGTAAGTTCTCTATGTACAATCTTCTTTGTATGGTTCTATTTTTTCATtggaaaatttaattgattatttggTTAAAAGCAAATTGAACAATGTTGTTCTTGCAGAGGACATGCATTTTCCCATGTAAgcttctgtctttttctttttaggttaCTGGGTCTGTCATTGATTTACTAATCTTGCTCCCGTTTTATAAACACTAGAATGTGCTCTGCCCTGTTTTGTCCCTGATATTTGATTTCTAATTTGTGCAACATATTAGACTGCGGTTAAAAGGAATGCTATTTAATATATTGACTACAGATGTGTCTTCAAAATGGTGTAGTTTCTTCATCTCTCTTTATTTGATTACGATTTAAGTACCCCAGTTtgatattttacaattttgtgtCTGATCTTTGACTAATAATGAGGTCTGTTGTCTATTCTATTATGACTGAGAATGTAGACAAAAACAGACTTATTATGATTTCaagttgcatttattttataattagatTTAGATTTAGCTCTCTTGGTTTTGGTTTTCATTCATGGTTTCAGGTTATAATGTAAcaattgataattatttatgTTCGATTCTAATtatgataattaaaattttatagaaatataaTCTTAAAACAAGCAAACTTATTTGACCCCTACTAGGTCACTTGGACTCTTCGTGGTCAATGATTGATGGCAACAGGCAGGCCAAGTGTTGGCTGGTAGCCAATGGTTGGCAACGGGCATGTAATGATGGCCTGCTTGGAATCAGGTGGACCATGTGACAATTGGTGGTCAGTGGT
Coding sequences within:
- the LOC126698954 gene encoding uncharacterized protein LOC126698954, translating into MREGETLKAYSDRYWEMYNEIEGNYDDVAISIFKRGLPTEHGLRKSLTGKPVASVCQLIDRIDKYKRVEEDQQTGKGKAKIVPQERRDFRSDRFNSNNRPRRDYSEQFGSTEAQVAHAVFREPLHKILEKVKNKPFFQWLSRMAGDPAKRNQNLYCVYHQETGHATDDCRNLKNHLDQLVREGKLRHLLHHPVGWQE